Proteins encoded within one genomic window of Naumovozyma dairenensis CBS 421 chromosome 6, complete genome:
- the VIK1 gene encoding Vik1p (similar to Saccharomyces cerevisiae CIK1 (YMR198W) and VIK1 (YPL253C); ancestral locus Anc_6.289) — protein sequence MNNLLHDITDTENNSNSNSNSNSNNKTRKKRKLTQDEINKPILANYKKLATQRKIQRQLINKVKIYHEKNLNCNWEILKLKTKILPDLKYQISKRKGMKTKILNDISNLNDSLLSRDQIITDLTSMEPSIISQLQSQFQQEISNLKKIHDEKFNTRSMVLQLELNQLEKMKPKEELLKEIAHLDEKLIQLQDQIIGLTMENENKCNQYNSTLQKNFNKFKLENNSIDDIMVKQRNLTAQKSTLLNHESKLLNEIQLNETEINQYKLQIMVIEDDLKRINEKSKPLKDSLNNKLSYLHELQTQIDKLQTIATNKELKFNNDFNLMELQSLRRKKLENSIDELKGFIRTFAYIDSSASASTSASSSVPSPSHWKIDYHDNLVHNDLENISYPFTRLILPHNMATTNINDNNNDNCIEKTFIQNEFQIFIDMCLNQLENFNLFSISINPWTRLRDNVLYHYHSLINNKNNINKNATSENMFIKFQCAYLSDTLPSIDYLTISNTTTASPTTRTNEPGINLRFEQNENNEKLIEIDSKIISLNSKKIEFIDTLLLNLKLNDTKLVHGLNIFKFTIKKTGSINPPPNNNNNTNILEKSFYFIETNNSQMLKNFHNHTKEKISYKASIYFSNNCLHGINHSAFLN from the coding sequence ATGAACAATTTATTGCACGATATCACAGATACCGAGAACAATAGCAATAGCAATAGCAATAGCAAtagcaacaacaaaacaagaaagaaaaggaaactaACTCAAgatgaaataaataaaccaATCTTAgcaaattataaaaaattagccacacaaaggaaaattcaaagacaattaatcaataaagtgaaaatttatcatgaaaaaaatttaaattgtaattgggaaatattaaaattgaaaacaaaaatattacctgatttaaaatatcaaatctccaaaagaaaaggaatgAAAACTAAGAttttaaatgatatttcaaatttgaatgattctTTACTCTCAAGAGATCAAATTATAACAGATCTCACTTCCATGGAAccatcaataatttcacaATTACAATCACAATTCCAACAAGAAATTTCAAACCTTAAAAAGATtcatgatgaaaaatttaatacaAGATCAATGGTATTACAATTggaattgaatcaattggaaaaaatgaaacCAAAAGAAGAACTCTTAAAAGAAATTGCACAtttagatgaaaaattgattcaattacAAGATCAAATTATTGGATTAACCatggaaaatgaaaataaatgtaACCAATATAATTCAACTTTACAaaagaatttcaataaatttaaattggaaaataattcaatcGATGATATCATGGTTAAGCAAAGAAACTTAACTGCACAAAAATCAACATTATTAAACCatgaatcaaaattattaaatgaaattcaattaaatgaaaccgaaataaatcaatataaattacaaataatggtaattgaagatgatttaaaacgaataaatgaaaaatcaaaaccATTAAAAGATTCCctcaataataaattatcatattTACATGAATTACAAACACAGATTGATAAACTTCAAACTATTGCaacaaataaagaattgaaatttaataatgatttcaaCTTAATGGAATTACAATCCCTtagaaggaaaaaattagaaaattcaatagatgaattgaaaggtTTCATTAGAACATTCGCATACATTGATTCATCTGCATCTGCATCTACATCTGCATCTTCGTCTGTACCTTCACCTTCCCATTGGAAAATAGATTATCATGATAATTTAGTTCATaatgatttggaaaatatatcatatcCATTCACAAGATTAATATTACCTCATAATATGGCAACTACAAACATAAAcgataataacaatgacaATTGTATAGAGAAAACTTTTATCCAAAAtgaattccaaatatttattgatatgtgtttgaatcaattagaaaactttaatttattttcaatttcaattaatcCATGGACAAGATTGCGTGACAACGTATTATATCATTACCATTCACTAATcaacaataaaaacaaCATCAATAAAAACGCAACAAGTGAAAACATGtttatcaaatttcaatGCGCATATTTATCTGATACTTTACCATCAATAGATTATCTAACAATCTCAAACACAACAACAGCTTCACCCACAACACGAACAAATGAACCAGGAATCAATTTAAGATTtgaacaaaatgaaaataatgaaaaattaattgaaatcGATTCCAAAATAATCTCATTAAAtagtaaaaaaattgaattcattgacactcttttattaaatttaaaattaaatgatacaAAATTAGTACATGgattaaatattttcaaattcacGATTAAGAAAACCGGATCAATAAATCCTCCTCctaacaacaataacaatactaATATTCTTGAGAAAAGTTTTTActttattgaaacaaataattCACAAATGCTTAAAAACTTTCATAATCATacgaaagaaaaaataagttACAAGGCGTCGATTTACTTTTCAAACAATTGTTTGCATGGAATAAATCATTCTGCATTTTTAAATTAA
- the YAH1 gene encoding adrenodoxin (similar to Saccharomyces cerevisiae YAH1 (YPL252C); ancestral locus Anc_6.288) has protein sequence MIRHLSPLLFIRNIATTIPISTASQLTFKTIAYPRSRRLIPSYNQLSFFSTTTIRHHGHIKKPEPGEELKVTFVLKDGEQKTFDVCEDETLLDIAQGHDLDMEGACGGSCACSTCHVIVDPDYYDALPEPEDDENDMLDLAPGLTETSRLGCQVKMSKDIDGIRVALPTMTRNVNNNDFK, from the coding sequence ATGATCAGGCATTTGTCCCCACTACTGTTCATAAGGAATATCGCTACAACAATACCAATCTCTACCGCATCACAACTTACATTCAAAACCATAGCATACCCTAGATCAAGAAGACTCATACCTTCATATAATCAACTCTCTTTCTtctcaacaacaaccatcCGACACCATGGTCACATCAAGAAACCTGAACCAGGtgaagaattaaaagtAACATTTGTTCTCAAAGATGGTGAACAAAAGACTTTCGACGTATGTGAAGATGAAACTCTATTAGATATAGCACAAGGTCATGATTTGGATATGGAAGGTGCATGCGGTGGTTCATGTGCATGTTCCACATGTCATGTCATTGTAGATCCAGATTATTATGATGCATTACCAGAAccagaagatgatgaaaatgatatgTTGGATTTAGCTCCTGGATTGACTGAAACTAGTAGATTGGGGTGTCAAGTTAAAATGTCAAAAGATATAGATGGTATTAGAGTGGCTTTACCTACAATGACTAGaaatgttaataataacgatttcaaataa
- the NDAI0F01200 gene encoding uncharacterized protein: MQNKRFLLSALLASQTIATAIDRPFQERDVVNECSQNCTTHFTTECTTDYHVETFLSTWTGCKKDKEEPQCTVKGGTTICRPCNTLTKSSYVTVRATATRCTADPILVSCSEICPPPPPSSEVPPPPSSSEVPPPPSSSEIPPPPSSSEVPPPPPSSVIPPPPSSSMIPPPPSSSEVPPPPSSSEVPPPPPSSVIPPPPPSVTPPAPITKTTATVITTTETTTVCEPDKPCTPIVTTRTLTNIETLTVTDTECTTNPPYTTTVVTESSTKTKIISECITTECIDDHCDHQTTYVTTITSVVPPPPPPPPQVETQECETITYITTEDNEIKTITTTSTKGVQTQDCVTTTYLSTEGDKVVTIVTTVPTKPTKETETPAPTLAPAPTEPTKETHTTVIEQEKPHPTSVIIDNEPSHTVSEFEGSAHIKSVPFLVTLLGLLPFMI, encoded by the coding sequence ATGCAAAACAAAAGGTTTCTTCTATCTGCTTTGTTAGCTTCTCAAACTATCGCTACTGCAATTGATAGACCTTTCCAAGAGAGAGATGTTGTCAATGAATGTTCCCAAAATTGTACTACCCATTTTACCACTGAATGTACCACTGATTACCACGTTGAGACTTTCTTAAGCACATGGACTGGTTGTAAGAAAGATAAAGAAGAGCCACAATGTACGGTAAAAGGTGGTACTACTATTTGTCGCCCATGTAATACTCTCACAAAGTCCAGTTACGTAACTGTCCGAGCAACCGCTACAAGGTGTACAGCTGATCCTATTTTAGTATCATGTTCTGAGATTTGcccaccaccaccaccttCTTCTGAGGttccaccaccaccatcttcttctgaagttccaccaccaccatctTCCTCAGAGATCccaccaccaccatctTCCTCTGAAGttccaccaccaccaccttCCTCTGTGATCccaccaccaccatctTCCTCAATGATCccaccaccaccatcttcttctgaggttccaccaccaccatcttcatctgaagttccaccaccaccaccttCCTCAGTGATcccaccaccaccaccttCCGTGACTCCTCCTGCTCCAATCACTAAGACTACAGCTACCGTCATCACCACGACAGAAACTACCACTGTATGTGAACCAGACAAACCATGTACACCAATAGTCACCACACGTACATTGACCAACATTGAAACCTTAACAGTTACTGACACTGAATGTACTACTAACCCACCATACACAACTACTGTAGTTACTGAATCTTCCACCAAGACAAAGATCATATCTGAATGTATTACCACCGAATGTATCGATGACCATTGTGACCATCAAACTACATACGTCACCACTATTACTTCAGTTGTcccaccaccaccaccaccaccaccacaaGTTGAAACACAAGAGTGTGAAACTATTACTTACATTACCACTGAAGATAACGAAATCAAGACCATCACCACTACATCTACTAAAGGTGTTCAAACACAAGATTGCGTAACAACTACTTACTTATCTACTGAAGGTGATAAAGTTGTTACCATTGTCACAACTGTCCCAACTAAACCAACCAAGGAAACTGAAACTCCAGCTCCAACTCTAGCTCCAGCTCCAACTGAACCAACAAAAGAAACTCATACCACTGTCattgaacaagaaaaaccACATCCAACATCTGTAATTATTGATAACGAACCATCACATACTGTTTCTGAATTCGAAGGTTCTGCTCATATTAAGAGTGTCCCATTCTTAGTCACTTTATTAGGTTTACTTCCATTCATGatttaa
- the GYP5 gene encoding GTPase-activating protein GYP5 (similar to Saccharomyces cerevisiae GYL1 (YMR192W) and GYP5 (YPL249C); ancestral locus Anc_6.281) encodes MSDHDDVDVVSTHSKKSNVDQDIITNVDPNESEPDSKKEISDADVDIGAASIDSEEGKDEEEEEEEEEATKVVDIKTDNEIVNEEDVDPIKVATEKREHQMVRLKDMLDEEVPLNTQNMYGKDENLNEIDSEKEESETIEDTSAGSPIINEDVTSTAKQDDTEIGSQDEDNRELQSTASEGKEDVTHEEETASVHHSELEELSISSEVENAENKETTEISYDEKDNFVPIIGDESGTTVSRVDDEPQDIPSVPVIMVANKEMAPQPEEEEQSTIPIIENKEVNPHIAEEELENGKESEEVESVENEENIEEQKLNSETPPQTEESNNATEKTIISSSEDENEAFVSASALAAPPPVPPRRLSNNFETDGTNDESTKEGTSLDVPKLPVRKASIERKHAVPPTLEEEMKTDKFRKNLAITQKLQRKHRSERVMDSAAEINLIVNRFRVTSHHIEEENEKTREKFVEGQNLLKSSFSTILEGVSKIREEANETTTDTALVKNEEMDDDEKRLVSIDWSFWNQVVNDFATVAKNQSEKLESAITEGIPSQIRGIIWQLISNSKSKEIEDIYWTLLDTESPHEANIRRDLKRTNFIPNDRVESLFNIIKVYSVYDPDVGYTQGMAFIATPLLVNTRTEAEGFGLLIGLMKNYGLRDFFLPEMPGLMLMLYQYDRLLEENSPNLHNHLIREGIRSSMYATQWFLTFFAYKFPFEFVLRCFDIVFVEGIESVLKFAVILMIKNQDKILRLKFDQLLNFLKNELFVYYLKESVKERNTSESNDTNGDGLEVNSIQRSVTTDSHTKINQLDDVDGDKDYDVDLFVHDAMNEIHITPISLKCYALEYDEIQQLEHEQAEEYESFRIKNHQLERESEKLEHDYKVLNKEHLTIANELIENRLKYQMLLDENNDLKQNIIELKENLEEEIRKRNLPNPDSQLPSDLKQDLARTMDRNLEVMNENVSLQDRINSLEKEIIELKRVHKMKTQHHAVNNDKKRILSDKGEAVGDRDGDQSDGKDKTVSSSSLKPQPKSPTHNNNNTNNNNTDASSKSPLAGGWTGFKKVFTK; translated from the coding sequence ATGAGTGATCACgatgatgttgatgttgtGAGCACCCACTCCAAAAAATCAAACGTTGATCAAGATATCATAACAAATGTAGATCCCAATGAATCTGAACCAGACTctaaaaaggaaatttcTGATGCTGATGTAGATATAGGTGCTGCTAGTATTGATAGCGAGGAGGGAAAggacgaagaagaagaagaagaagaagaagaagctaCCAAAGTAGTTGATATAAAAACTGATAATGAGATCGTGAACGAAGAAGATGTCGACCCTATAAAAGTTGCTACTGAAAAACGTGAGCATCAAATGGTAAGACTAAAAGATATGCTTGACGAAGAAGTTCCGTTAAATACCCAAAATATGTATGGAAAGGATGAAAACTTGAATGAGATAGATTCTGAAAAGGAAGAGAGTGAAACTATAGAAGATACTTCTGCAGGATCTccaattattaatgaagatgtTACCTCTACAGCCAAGCAAGATGATACTGAAATTGGTTCacaagatgaagataatcGAGAGCTACAAAGTACCGCATCGGAAGGTAAAGAAGATGTCACTCATGAAGAAGAGACTGCCTCTGTGCATCATTctgaattagaagaattatCGATTTCATCAGAAGTTGAGAATgctgaaaataaagaaactaCAGAAATATCTTATGACGAAAAAGACAATTTTGTACCAATAATTGGAGACGAATCTGGAACCACCGTTTCACGTGTGGATGATGAACCTCAGGACATCCCCTCTGTGCCAGTAATTATGGTAGCTAACAAAGAAATGGCACCTCAAccagaagaagaggaacAATCGACGATTCCTATTATCGAGAACAAAGAAGTCAATCCGCATATTGCTGAAGAGGAGCTTGAAAACGGCAAAGAATCAGAAGAAGTCGAATCAGtggaaaatgaagaaaatatagaagaacaaaaattgaattctGAAACGCCACCACAAACTGAAGAATCAAACAACGCGACTGAGAAAactattatttcttcttctgaagatgaaaatgaagctTTTGTGTCTGCATCTGCCTTAGCAGCTCCACCACCAGTTCCACCAAGAAGACTAtccaataattttgaaactGATGGTACTAATGATGAAAGTACGAAGGAGGGGACAAGTTTGGATGTACCAAAATTACCAGTAAGAAAGGCCAGTATTGAAAGAAAGCATGCTGTTCCGCCaacattagaagaagaaatgaaaactGATAAATTTAGAAAGAATTTGGCAATCACACAAAAGTTACAACGGAAACATCGTAGTGAAAGAGTAATGGATTCTGCAGCAGAAATTAACTTGATAGTTAATAGATTCCGAGTTACAAGTCATcatattgaagaagagaatGAAAAGACAAGAGAAAAGTTTGTGGAGGgtcaaaatttattaaaatcttcattTAGCACTATTTTGGAAGGTGTTTCTAAGATTAGAGAAGAAGCTAATGAAACTACTACTGACACTGCTTTGgtgaaaaatgaagaaatggatgatgatgaaaaaagatTAGTGAGTATTGATTGGTCATTTTGGAATCAAGTGGTTAATGATTTTGCTACAGTTGCTAAGAATcaatctgaaaaattagaatctGCCATTACTGAAGGTATACCATCACAAATTCGTGGTATTATTTGGCAATtaatttctaattctaaatcaaaagaaattgaagatatttaTTGGACATTGTTAGATACAGAATCTCCACATGAAGCAAACATTAGAAgagatttgaaaagaacGAATTTCATTCCTAATGATAGAGTGGAATCTCtattcaatataataaaagtATATTCTGTTTATGATCCTGATGTTGGATACACCCAGGGGATGGCTTTCATTGCCACACCTTTGTTGGTAAATACAAGAACTGAAGCTGAAGGGTTTGGATTACTGATTggattaatgaaaaattatggGTTAAGAGATTTCTTCTTACCTGAAATGCCCGGGTTAATGTTGATGCTTTATCAATATGATAGATTATTGGAAGAAAATTCCCCGAATCTTCACAATCATTTAATTAGAGAAGGTATAAGATCATCGATGTATGCTACACAATGGTTTTTAACTTTTTTCGCATATAAATTTccatttgaatttgttttAAGATGTTTTGATATTGTGTTTGTGGAAGGTATTGAATCTGTGTTAAAATTTGCTGTTATATTGATGATTAAGAATCAAGATAAGATATTAAGATTAAAATTTGatcaattattgaattttttaaaaaatgaattatttgtttattatttgaaggaATCAGTTAAGGAAAGGAATACATCAGAATCTAACGATACAAATGGTGATGGTTTAGAAGTTAATAGTATACAAAGGTCCGTTACAACAGATTCTCATAcgaaaataaatcaattagaTGATGTTGATGGTGATAAGGATTATGatgttgatttatttgttcATGATGCAATGAATGAGATTCATATTACAccaatttctttgaaatgtTATGCTTTGGAATATGATGAGATTCAACAATTGGAACATGAACAAGCCGAGGAGTATGAATCATTTAGGATAAAGAATCATCAATTAGAAAGGGAATCAGAGAAATTAGAACATGATTATAAAGTATTGAATAAGGAACATTTAACTATTGctaatgaattgattgaaaacagattaaaatatcaaatgTTGTTAGATGagaataatgatttgaagcaaaatattattgaattgaaagagaaTTTGGAAGAAGAGATAAGGAAACGTAATCTTCCGAATCCTGATTCTCAATTACCTAGTGATTTAAAGCAAGATTTAGCGCGTACTATGGATAGGAATTTAGAAGTTATGAATGAGAATGTTTCATTACAAGATCgaattaattcattagaGAAGGAAATTatagaattgaaaagagTACATAAAATGAAAACGCAGCACCATGCagttaataatgataagaaGAGAATTTTGTCCGATAAAGGAGAGGCAGTAGGAGACAGAGATGGAGACCAAAGTGACGGGAAGGATAAAACtgtatcatcttcatcattgaaACCACAACCTAAATCACCTACCcacaataataataatactaataataataataccgaTGCAAGTAGTAAATCACCATTAGCAGGAGGTTGGACAGGGTTCAAGAAAGTTTTTACTAAATAA
- the GAL4 gene encoding galactose-responsive transcription factor GAL4 (similar to Saccharomyces cerevisiae GAL4 (YPL248C); ancestral locus Anc_6.279) gives MIPSTEKSEQACDICRIKKLKCSREKPKCAKCMKNGWECCYSPKAKRSPLTRAHLTRVEDKLSKLENLFNALFIGKESTPTNTRSMNGYNVDDIDDTEHTDSSEILNSILKLETPAEMRDAIIAISSKMERRNTIDSLTNAANGTTTVPISRHLQTTNGTRPNTLINSSNHISNSKTIILEPIPLNAMPKDGLYGFDWSEPTDNNPTNRTNDINNISNLTTRQKKNIDGMPFLNTNPNNIGFYGNGSAISVLRSVGFNGDHFLSLSSDFSPALVVADPYSLSSRNTTSRFVDSYFTNFHPYCPIIYSDTFLMIYNNQIASDSKEQWQLLFNTVLAIGAWCLEGDSTDIDQFYYNNAKSHLTSQVFESGSISNVIAFHLLSKYIQWREKPNTAFNYHGHSIRLALSLGLHKDLPTAPGNELIKEQRRRIWWVIYTHEFHLSLSYGRPFHILLDWHEIGIELPQNFQDNNMNYNSTTSLGGLQDMTIYSGLIETSKLYQFFARRWLHCIGTDDNDATMARRYLQLCQDIEKYSDSNITTFLKTTVKHESPALTSQISNNITWLPFTKYLFNWEQLALIIYILRNLFLKVSHNGTIPIDGAPDEHIEQCSVLLDETAQRAIMSVTNFINNYTLTPLSSWYSLFFIFNAALVPITNLITNSSPSIKEKKLQKCLDQLKDVLNVLNILKTCKIPNCNKYIQVVEQICNSYTPIISSRSQVLSNETREGSPRNTFADTLVAVNDKGTANHISNKTDTPATMASNGPSPRPLKSSTSLTDLMNILSSRGPPIPVAPPNLTTNITNVTIPSNIVGRPMQSNLMTTANIPNFISRSPSPGPPQFNIPYQSPPNSIHISNQPNSIPLTPSVVYNAPITQLQTNLPFPTTVTSNNSNMNQDLTKVPFHGWNDQTAYNAFGMTSGMFNTTTMDDVYNYLFDNDDISQDVTASTNVSKSNNNTPNSNNGSDRL, from the coding sequence atgATACCTTCAACAGAAAAATCTGAACAAGCTTGTGATATCTGcagaataaaaaaattgaaatgttCAAGAGAGAAACCAAAATGTGCTAAGTGCATGAAAAATGGTTGGGAATGTTGTTATTCACCAAAGGCAAAAAGATCCCCATTAACGAGAGCACATCTAACAAGAGTGGAGGATAAATTATCGAAATTGGAGAATTTGTTCAATGCGTTATTCATAGGTAAAGAATCAACTCCTACCAATACGCGAAGCATGAATGGTTACAATGtagatgatattgatgatacaGAACATACTGATAGTTCcgaaattttgaattccATATTGAAGCTCGAAACGCCTGCTGAAATGAGAGATGCTATTATAGCAATATCTTCCAAAATGGAGAGAAGGAATACCATCGATTCTTTGACAAATGCGGCTAACGGTACCACGACGGTACCGATTTCGAGGCATTTGCAAACAACAAATGGGACTAGGCCGAATACTCTAATAAACTCGTCGAACCATATATCAAATTCTAAAACAATTATATTAGAACCAATTCCTCTAAATGCTATGCCCAAGGATGGTCTATATGGATTCGATTGGTCAGAGCCTACTGATAATAATCCAACAAATCGCAccaatgatattaataatatctcAAATTTAACGACGagacaaaagaaaaatatagatGGGATGCCTTTCCTAAATACCAATCCAAACAATATAGGGTTTTACGGCAACGGTTCGGCAATTTCTGTCCTAAGATCAGTCGGATTTAATGGTGACCATTTCTTATCATTATCGTCTGATTTCTCACCAGCGCTGGTTGTTGCAGATCCTTATTCATTGAGTTCCAGGAATACGACTTCTAGATTTGTAGATAGCTATTTCACAAATTTCCATCCATATTGCCCAATTATTTACTCCGATACTTTCCTTATGATATACAATAATCAAATTGCATCCGACTCAAAAGAACAGTGGCAACTTTTATTTAATACAGTATTGGCCATTGGTGCATGGTGTTTGGAAGGTGATTCTACCGATATTGATCagttttattataataatgctAAATCTCATTTGACTTCTCAAGTTTTTGAAAGTGGATCCATTAGTAACGTAATAGCATTTCACTTACTAtctaaatatattcaatggAGAGAGAAACCAAATACTGCTTTCAACTATCATGGTCATTCGATAAGATTGGCTTTGTCATTAGGTCTACATAAGGATTTACCAACAGCTCCTGGTAACGAACtaataaaagaacaaagaagaaggataTGGTGGGTTATATATACTCATGAATTCCATCTAAGTCTATCATACGGAAGGCCATTCCATATCTTATTGGATTGGCATGAAATTGGTATTGAACTACCACAGAATTttcaagataataatatgaattataattcaactACCTCACTCGGAGGACTTCAAGATATGACTATTTATAGCGGGCTTATAGAAACTTCTAAACTGTATCAATTTTTTGCAAGAAGATGGCTTCATTGTATTGGTactgatgataatgatgcaACTATGGCTAGAAGATATTTACAATTATGtcaagatattgaaaagtaTTCGGATTCAAACATCACCACATTCCTAAAGACAACTGTTAAACATGAATCTCCTGCATTGACTTCACAAATATCAAACAATATAACGTGGTTACCTTTCACTAAGTACCTGTTCAATTGGGAACAGTTAgcattaataatttatattttgagGAACCTTTTCCTTAAAGTAAGTCATAACGGAACTATACCAATCGATGGTGCACCTGATGAACATATTGAACAGTGTTCTGTCTTACTAGATGAGACTGCGCAAAGGGCAATAATGTCAGTGAcaaattttatcaataattATACTTTAACTCCATTATCTTCATGGtatagtttatttttcattttcaatgcTGCTTTAGTGCCCATAACGAATCTCATCACGAATTCTTCCCCTTcaataaaggaaaaaaaattacaaaaatgtTTGGACCAATTAAAAGATGTTTTGAAtgttttaaatatattgaaaaccTGTAAAATCCCAAATTgcaataaatatattcaagtTGTTGAGCaaatttgtaattcatATACGCCCATTATATCTTCACGAAGTCAAGTCTTATCCAATGAGACAAGAGAAGGATCTCCACGGAATACATTTGCTGATACATTGGTTGCTGTAAATGACAAAGGCACAGCAAATCATATCAGTAATAAAACCGATACTCCTGCCACAATGGCATCGAACGGGCCTTCTCCAAGACCCTTGAAATCGTCGACAAGTTTAACAGAtctaatgaatatattatcatcaagAGGTCCACCAATCCCTGTTGCTCCGCCAAATTTAACAACAAATATAACCAATGTAACAATACCCTCAAATATTGTAGGTCGTCCGATGCAGAGTAATTTAATGACGACTGCTAATATACCTAATTTCATCAGTAGATCACCATCACCAGGCCCACCACAATTCAATATACCTTATCAATCACCGCCAAATTCGATTCATATTAGTAATCAACCGAATTCAATCCCTTTAACTCCATCTGTGGTATATAATGCCCCTATTACACAGTTACAAACAAATCTACCTTTCCCGACTACAGTTACAAGCAATAACAGTAATATGAATCAAGATCTTACGAAAGTACCATTCCATGGTTGGAATGATCAAACTGCATATAACGCCTTCGGTATGACATCTGGTATGTTTAATACCACAACGATGGATGAtgtttataattatttgttcgataatgatgatatatcGCAGGATGTTACTGCGAGTACAAACGTTAGTAagagtaataataatacacctaatagtaataatggATCGGATcgattataa